The nucleotide window ATTTCTGTATGTCATGAGGTTACAATAAGCTATCACTGTCAGATATCCATGAACTTTCAATATTAAGTCACAGTAACTGCTTTTGAGTTTGAATACAATTTAATCATCATATTAAACTTCTAGAAGTTAGCAACAGCACGAGCTACAAAGCAGCAGAGCAACTGAGTCCTTCAGATGTCCTGAAGCTATGTTGACTTGCTTTGACAGAAAGACTTTCAAGATACTTTgtaaatttccttttctgactACAACTCTGCAGTGATAAAGTGTCTTAAAGGTAGAGTTAGAAACCCAGACAATTTCTTAAAGGAACTACATGTTTCAGTGAAGCAAGTCTATGCTGAACTGCAGGTCAAGTTTGGTGCTAGCaattaacaattaaaataaattcccaTTGAGACTCCAAAATACACTCTTCTTTAAGAAGTCCAGAATCAGACTGCTGCAAACAGATTTCTCTCCTCAGCTTAGCCACCTAATTCCCCTGTTTTATATTCCGCAGCTATAAAAGACTTTCAAGTACTTTCTACATATTagtgctggaagaaaaagaaaaaaaataattcctgaagTAGTTTAAGAATTAATGAAAACTGGTGTATGTGCTTTCTAGCTGTTCAACaaacacaaaggaaacaaaaacttACAGCCCACATTCTCCCATCGCAGAACACAAAACAGGTGGTTCCTGGATGAACATGGCAATCCCACAGAAACCGGATTTTAGTTTGAAGTGTGTCTCAAAGTAAAATTAAGTAACAGTATATAAACCcaacaacagcaagaaaaaaaaaccaccagtgAAAATCACTATTAAAGAttcaattacatttaaaaaaccaagaAGGCATAAAGCTATACCTGCGTCCCCTGACTAGAAGTCTTGATGCCTTCCCTAGCATTTCTAATGCTTGCCGTAAACGTTCTTCATTCtagagaagaacaaaaagaattcATGCATTCATATTTCATTTGCATAGAATTAAGACCACTAGACCTTAATCCAAGTATGTCATCTGTAACTTAGAACAACTGTTAATTATTGTATCAGCAGTTCACACACTCAAGGGAAACATGAAGAGTAATGGCGCACCCAAGTCCCACAGCCAACTCCTGTACGCATCTACAGAGCAAAGTAACATCAACGCAAACTTGCTCATCTGGAAGCACGTGGCAAGTGACGACAGAGAAGCACGCCAAAGGCAGTAGCAAAAAGGCAAATCACCTGCTCACAGGATGGGTAGACTATTAAGcaaattcttctcttctgtgcCTTGAAGGATTTCTAACTATTTTAGGCTCCAGGACTCAACAGCAGCCATGTTGCCTACCCTCTGGACTGCCCAACAAGAGGCAGAAAAGTTGACAACATACAAAATTCAGATTCAGTCAAGTCCCAAACtgagaaaaaggcaaagcaaactGACTCCTAACTTTTGTAATCTCCCCCTCTGCAGCATAAGAAGCCCTCAGCCTCCTTACTCAGCCACTGatgtgaaaggaaggaaaaactaTTTGGAACGTAATCTTAGGCTTTGTCTTAACTTTATAGCTGACCCTAAACACCAATTCATTCATCTTTGTATACTTTCTGGGACTGGAAAGTTCTTTGCTggtggaaaaatgaaaaacaacaacCTAAAAACCCCCCACTTACTTCAAACACTGATGCTGCTTGCTGATAGAGCTGCACAGCCTTCTCTGGGCTCACGTTTTCTATTAACCTGTAATAAACATAAATCATTTCTCttcagatgaaatattttttacctAAAAGCATcaaaaagacaagaaagaaaaccaaagataTACCCATGCCCTGCATGCACCCTAGCCACCAATACCACAGACTTACTTTCCAGCCCGTTCCAGTGCAATAGCTGCTGTGTCTGGTGTCCCGTTCTCCAGGTACATCATACTGGCTTTCTCAATCAGCTGAACTGCTTCAGGGAGTCTCTGCATCTCCTGCAAAGCAACAGTCAGAGGGATGTGGCTGTCAGGAGTTGTGCTGATGTACAATGAAACAAATCAAAGCAAACTGTAATATCTTATTTATTaagattctgatttttatttacaaactTGTAGAACCAGTGAAAGTTGACCACCAACTCCATCAAATTCACTTGTAAGTACCAAGCTTTCATGCAAGGCCTGAATTTGTGGTAGTTTAGAGAAGAAGCAGCACCACTCTTCTGTTACCCCCTAACACGAGGCACTCACCTTTTCTTCTAcaagaagaaaaccttttttttttcccaagtgtcACTTCCCTCATCTACCAAGGGTGTTAGTGACGACTACGAGTCAACAGAAAAATATCACTTCAATATGCAATGCACGTAAACATATATTTGTAAAATGGTCCCTTGCACAACATCCTTCATTATAAAATagaactttttattaaaaactgatAAATGAAAATACCTTTAACATCATGCCAGCTTGTTCAtaagctctgcagaaaaaaaaatttacaatttAGTTAGATATGGTGTATTTCAGCAAGCTGTAGTTACACAGCAAAGTTAAGACGCATCAGCTATCACTTCACTGTTAATATTAAATGCTTTGAAGATATTTCAAGTGTTTTGTTTAATGAGACAGTGTATGTGTAACATTATCTTCCACAAATTAAATACTTCAACCACGCTCCCCACTAAAAATCTATTCTCATGATCTGACCCACAGGCACTATTTGGATTATTTGTCAttaacagcttgctttgaagtactctttaattaaaaatttctttataaGCTCAACAGTGTagaatttcaaaattacaaaaagttaatctaaaaaaaaacatttgataTCAAAAGATGCTGAAGAATGTCAAAATCATCATTTCTTCAGATGGCCATTGCAGGTTTTCAGACTTCCTAGCCCACGCTTCCATTAAACTCATTTTGAAACAGCAAAATCACTTGAACCATACCATTTACTACAGCGAGATCAAAACGATAATTCATGCTTGTACCATATGTCAGAAAATTTGTTTCAGATTACTCAGTGCTTCTATACTTACTTGGCAGCATGGAAGAGACTGGAAGTAATATTGTCAAAGTCAAGGACAAAAGCCACAAAAATATAATGCAGAAAAATTGTTAGTGTACAAAATCTTACAGAAGCACTAGTTTCAAAGCAAGGAATCCCATAAAGGCAAATCGAACCTACTATGTCTGTAGACAAGGCAtcaaaaataaatgcttctaAGGACAGAATAAACACAACATACCAAAGTATAACTGCATGTAAAGTTGtaaaaagcacatttatttaaaatatgttcctGGTTACTAAATACTACTACAAGTACTGTAATAATGTCAGAGTTGCATTTAGTTTATAGTATCCATTTgtaggtatttaaaaaaaaaatattaatttctgaagCAGTACCTAGACATCTCAGGCACTGGTCAGCATCTTAACACTCCAGATGCTAATAGAAACGACACAGATTTTCTAACCAAAAGAGTTCTCCCACTCAGACCACACAGGAATATTCTTCTAATAGACAACTTTGTTACATTGACAAAATGTGcaaatatattaaatacatCTTCTACCAACCCCCATTAACCCATTCTAAGTAGCAACTAGTCAgcttcttggaaaaaaagagtatcAGTCAATGAAAAGATACGCTTTATTGTTTTCATGTGCCTCAGCTTCCCGTAAACAGGCTTCCCTTGCCTGGTCAAACTGCTTGGCATTCTTAAAAGCAACAGCTGCAAGAAATCAAATAAAGTTCTTATTTACAGCttgccattttcattttttcaccaCTTCTACTCAAGAATTTAGCCACCGAAAGATGCAAACAGATTCTTTAAATGAATAGTTACAACTTACCAAGCTCTTCCAAAAAATCCCATCACAGTCCTCCTTGCTTCATTAGTCACTTAGTTAccattaaaaacatttactgTCAACAACATATCCATGCCATCACTGTACCACATTGTGCATAATGTGTTTAGCTGGATTTTGGAACTCActcattctgtattttaattacagaactGCAGGAATGCATAAGTTTACAGTTTTAATCATTAGAGGTTATATAAAATCAGTATGGCAGGAGTAGAAGTATATCATCAACAAAGCATACCTACAACAACTTCCTCAACATAACCACTTCAGGGCacaaatatgtatttctatCTCCATTAGACTGATAGGATATTAAAGtgggatttaaaataaatttcaatttATAAATGCTCCAGTTGCTCTTccaagtttgtatttttttattcaggCTTAAATGAATGAATAGGCATGCCTAGAGTAAGAagccaaaaaaaatcacaataaatTACTATtatcaaaaccaagaaaattgTTTAAGAGCAAAAAGGAATCAACTAGTAAGAATTTTATATTCAGTGTGACACTTActgtggaagaaaaggaggaaagagatcTTACtatgcctaaaaaaaaaaacacctggcAGCATCTCTCTATCATACTGAGACAGTCTTTGTCAGGACATACTTCATAAGATgatgaaaaagcaaagttttaaaACCAGCTCGAATATTTGTTGTTTTGTAGGTAAAGTCATGGGATTTGGGGGTGGACAAGTGAAAGAAGGAAAGCGTTTTTATTACATGTAGTAATATATACAAAGTAGAAGTTGtaagcttggaaaaaaaaaaatttgttttgacAACAGTTCCAGATGTCCAAGTACaatctgaaatttattttacagtgctACTAAgagtattttgttgttgttgtttcatcTTCTTTTGTCTTCACAACAGTTTTACTTACACAGCAATGTactgaaaatacataaaatgttaTCAGGGATTAAGCTTAAAGAATACTTTGAAACCATAAAGTATATGGCCATATTTACAGTCATACATACCCGCCTTCCCATATTCAGTAGCTGCACTGTCATAATCTGGTTTCCACTTTAAGAATCCAGTTTTCAGACTAAAATGCAAGAAGAAAGGCCTATTAACAACTAGTAAAGATTTTATGTTTTACCTTCAAAGCACTTtagatatatttaaaactttAGTTTACCTCCAAAAAGGAGCAATTACCCATTTGCCAATACTATGGTGGCATCActactataaaaataaatgccgGCATTGTTAGGAATTGCATCAAACACTGCAATGATCTCCCATAGTTACATGCATCGCCTCTAGCTGTCCCCAGACAGTCTACACAAGCCCAGCTCCTCAACAGTAAGAAgtcaacagaacaaaaatacttcCACCTACACCAACATGGTATCTCAAGATTTCTACTACCACAACACCTGGCAATATTTTTTGTTACACATCACAAAGTTTCCAGTGTTCCTCTACAGTAATTTTTTGCTGCTGAGAATTATCAAAGACTCTCCATTGCATACACAAATGAAAGAATTTAGTTACCAACACAAAGACAAAGCCTCATGTGTCATTTATACGTCTACAATAGATCATGACACTAAATGGTGCcacgcacacacacgcagaTACACATATAGGGAACAATACATTTCAAAACGAGGTGAGTCATCAGGCAACGCTGATTTCAATATCATGACTTCCTCACTTCTAAAACGAATATAAAAATTCCCATAACTTTAGAGTCCACTTCCATATTTGTTGCAGGCAGACACTTCAGATGCAATATATGCttagtttggaaaaaaagttgtataTAGActatgttggttttgttgtcttACTTGGATGAAAACCACAGTACGTAACTCTAAAGCAAGCCTTTATATTGTGTTATTTTTATCACAGGCAAAGTCTCAAATGCATCGAGCTGAAATACACAATGCTTTAATACACACACAACTTAAGATGTAGGTGCCTTTTACTTCAGATGCTTTCCAGGATAAGCTTAAAATGAATTCCACTGAAAGGCACTTTTGGTCAAGTAATTTGACTAAGATACTCTGGTACAGGCTTTTTTATTCTGAGGAGATCTCTCCTCTATCACAGTTCATACTTTTGATCCATGATTTCCAGATGGCCTGTCACTATTCTTACTAAAATTATAGCATCTCTGGATTAGTCAGCTGTATTACATCTATACTGTAGTCTGTGAAATTGAGACTTACAAGCAGAATGGCTATATTCAGTGTTAAAATCCACATTAAAAGACTATCATATGTAGATGTTAAAGCCTCTAAGCTAAATGTCAGCACAGGTCTTTGAGGCCATCTAAAAAGGAACAATCGCACATTTCTCATAGGCGGGAAGCaaacaaatacacacacacagacacccaCCTCAGCAAGGTGAAGCTCTTTATTCACCACAATCCCCCCTAACTCTTTCCTCCCGCTTGCCTTTCTCCCACTAACTTAAGCAGAAGtgtctcccctccccttccccttcgGGCCAGGGCAATAAAGGCTGCCTGGCCCTTGAGGAAACTGCCCAGGCCTCCAAGCCCTACAGCCTCGCCGACACGACTTCTCCGGTTTAGGGCCGCTTTATTCTCCCAGTTCGGGGCCGAAGGGTGCCCTTTAGCAGCCACCCCCCCTAGGGAGGGACCCCGAGGCAGAAGAGGGGCCAAGCGGCCACGTCCTCCGGCTCCCTCCGcatctccctccccttcccccgcGGTCACCTCGCCTGGCACCTGCCGCATCCCTCAGCCCCGCGCTTCGGCCTCCCCCCCGCGCCCCACCACTCCGCGCAGGGCGTCATGGGAGCTGTAGTTCGCCCGAGGCCTCCGCTCCCCGCACGGGCGCCGAAGAAAACTACAACTCCCAAGAAcgcgccgcccccgccgcggccccggggcgAGGAGGGGGTGCCGAGCCGCCGGGCGAAGCCTGCGGACGGCAGCCCCATGGCTCAGAGGCCGCGGGAgagggcggccgcggcggcaAGCAGCGCGCTCCGCGGAGCCCCGCTCGAGCGGGAGGCGACACGACGCCCGCATGGGGCAGGAGAGCCGGGCGGCCCTCACGGCCCGGGCGCTGAGCCGGCAGCCGTCGCACCCGCCCGccagcttccccccccgccaccctcCCCTCCGCTCACTATTTCTCCGCCTTAGCGATGTGCTCGAGCGCCTCGTTAATCTTCTGCGCCGCCATCTCGCCAGCGCGGAGGGGCCTACCCCTGCGCTCCCGTTACGGAACGCCGCGGGGCTCACGGGGCCTCGAGGGGAGGGGCTCGGCCCTCCGCCGCCTCACCGCGcctgcgcggcggcgggggcggggcgctGCCGCGTCAGGGCGGGGCTGGCCGGCGCCGCCGCTGTCagggcgggcgcggcggccgagagggcggcgggcggcgggttGTGAGGCGGGGGGTTGTCTCGCTCCTTCGGCGGCAGCCCTCTGCGCGGTCTCGCCTGGCAGGGGTTGTGCAGGCGAATGGCTGCCCACGGCGCTGGGCTGTGGCCTCGCTCCGGGGAGCTGGATGGCGCCGCCCTGGcaggagcccccagcccccccccaccgcgGTCCAAGGCCAGGAGAAGCTTTTCCGAAGTCGGGAATGAGCGCAGGCCTGCGCGTCCCGGGGTTTTGGAATGGAGGCCGGTGTTTGGTGGAAATGCACAGCTCGTGGGCCGAAGGCTGAAAAGCACTGCTTGCCCGGCTCCGAAAGAAGCCTCCAGAGGCCTTTTTGCTGAGGCATGCTCCTCTGCTTCGTGTGGTATTTGCAAAAAGAAGAGGCTGTGTCCAGCCAGGCTGGCACAGAAATCCGAAGCAGAAGGTGTGCGTGGTGGTTGAGAACACCAGAGTTGCTAACACGGGCTACGCCATCGTATGAGATACCGAGTGTGTAATTTGGGTAACTGAATTGAAAATATTAAAGTTGCTGCCCATGCGTCCAGTTACCTTGACTCCTTATTTTTGTTAATCATCTCAAACATTCTTAAGTAACAGAAGATCAGTGATTGAGCCCAAGAAGGTGTTTATTCTCCAAACTTGGACATCGTTACTGTTTTCCAGTAATGTGAATAAGAGAAGTATTTATCaacacaggaggggggaagcAAAGTGAGAAGCTGGTTAAACTTGCAAAATTCTTATCAGAGCATAGAAGTCATTGGAAGTCCATACTGTTTACAGGAATCAGAGCTTCGCGATTGTTCCTACCTTAAATGTTGAAAAGAAGCAATATTTACAGATTTGTTTTGCTCTAGGTAGGCATCAAACTCACAGGTCTGAATTACTCTCCCTTCCATTTCCTACATTCCCTTGATGACATGGAAACAATTTTCTAACTTTGGTTCTTGCACTGCACTTGAGAGGCTGTCATCTATTGCAGCTGGTGGAAAATCACCACGAAATCTTGCATACTATTAGTCCATGTCCTAGaacaaagtaggaaaaaagGGTTGTAGAGAGGTTTTCTATCATCTTGCATAATACATACGCAAAAAGGATTCTGGCAAGTGCTCACTGGTAGCAGGTAAAAAGTAGAGGAAGCTATGATCGGAGAGATTCCTGCGTCATCAtgtctgtctcttctttcccttGCTATGGCCAGGATTGATCTGGCCATATAACTATGACCTTGCTGCATTACCTTTCAAAGAAACTTGTGTTAGCTGGGAAAATGAAATCATAGAACTGTGGCATTAAAGGACAGAATAATCTTAGAGTGTTCTTCTGAAGCATGCAGTTAATGACTTactgtttgtgtgtttgtttgtgcTAGTGCTCCTGGGTGCTGTGTTCCCTGGGCTATAAATAGCTGTTCACTTTCTAGTGGAACTACACATGTGCACTGTCTGGTTACACTTTGTACTGGAATGACCAGATGAAAGATTTCCAAGACTAGTATTAAATGAAGTAGGATATTCCTGGGTAGCTTTTATTATGTAGACATGGAACCTCCGGAGACTTTACATCTGGGAAGGATCATATCACAGCATCTGGTGCTTGGCTGTGAATTAGAATTTGGTGTTGAAAAATGATCAGGTACAATGTGAAAAAATTTTACAGTGATAGCAGTTGGAGTGACAAAGTTTTTAAAGTATAATCTTACACGTTTTGTTTACTAGACGGATATGAACGCTGCAGATAGCTGTACCAGTAGAAGCCATTGATCACTAGCCAGTCCTCAGCTGCCCATCACTACACCTTGTGGAGGGTTTCTGTCTCCTATCTAAGCATTTCTTCATGTACACCATTGCAGCCAAAGGCATCAGGTTATCAAAAACAAACTGCATAAGTTAATTTTGTCTGAAATAGGTTAAAAAGCACTTGTGTGAGACTTCATGGGGCTAACCTCTGGCAAGAGGCtggaggcaggcagctgggggcAGCGCCTTCCACCATTATGGCTGGGTCCACCCACAGCACTGCAATAAGGACAGCCTGGGCTTCCTTCAGAGAGCTGTTGTTTGTTGTAAGAGAATATTGCTACGACCATACCTAAATCTGTTTCCCAATGAACTCTGACTTTGCTGTGAATATGTCATATTCTTGTTCAGAAAGTCAGGACTGACTGCAGTGAGTTGTATTTTAAGTCAGCTGCTGAATCCTATCTGCTACTCCGCTGGATCTGGAAGGTGAATTAAGTTTTCCTAGATCTGGATTTCCCAGCTCTTCTGATACCCTTTTTTGGCAGCAGGACATGGAAAGTTCTACCTTGTAATTTATTAGTGTCTGAGTTGGAGTCGTAGCTACAATAACAACAGCTACACCACCACACTGAGGAAATTACCTgtgaggaagggagagggaccTACGTATTCCTCCTCCTAGGCAGACTGCTACTAACACTAGTGGTCTAATGAACAATTGGTTCAGACACATTCTGGGCCTGttatacacacaaaaaatgtgTTCTGTGATCACTCCATCCCAGTGCCAGCACCTCAGTGCTCcagtacattttcttttcctgtcttcagCATTAAATCCATATAATTCATTTGGGTGTGAGACGTTACTAGTTCCTGTCTGAATGGATGtggcagaaagcaaacaagTAACTCTGAGGGCAGCAAAATTAATGAACACTGGTTTTCTGCAGATTTGTGTCTCCCTGCTGATTGTCTTTAATTAAATAGCAGAAGACTACAGTGTGAGCATACCTTTTATTAGATGTCAGAGAATAAAGAGACATTATAAATATCCCAACTGGGAGAAGGAGGTAATGTCTAATTGGCTTTCCAGATTCATTGGACGTGAGAGAGGAGGAGGGTATTCTAGTGTCTAGTAAGGTGTTCCAATGTGAAACTTTCATAATGCCTTGCCCACTATTTACTGAACACATAATTTACATGTTCCTTTTCCAGGTTAAGTAAGGTAGCCTGTCCACCTAGGTAGGGCCAGTTGATTTTGTTGGTGGGTAAGATGATGTGTCGTGATTACCAAGTCACTTTTAGTCCCAACCTActgtccctcctgcctcccttaCTTCCGACAAGAATCCATTTCCCTAGATCATGACAATCCGCAAATGTAATTTGTGTActatcaaattaattttatgcaATAGCTCATGCATGACTCACGAAGATATGTACAATATCTACAGATGTGAATAAAGCCCTTCTGGAGAAGAGTTGAGCCACCTTTTCCTGTTGGGTTTTCAAGAGCCCAAGGTCAGATAAAAGCCTGAAATTACCACCATACCACttcccacctgctccagtgcggaATCTGACGAACTATATTGTTGGCACTTGTCACTGTTatggatgcacgactaaccaaatccaacagatGTTAagactcagatttattcttcagcaaaagttagttagaagtctggtaacattttataaaaccacaggctcaatgatgtaaagagaattaatactacacggccgacttaagaatccccaagatttaaagtgatggctcaaaacgcgCGTCtcactcccctaaaagctgagggctctctccctcgaggagttacctcgggcagtgccccgacccgagggggagtccccaatggcagacccgctgctccgaggaggactgattcccatATGTCCTCCGGTGGGACCCCGTTTgtacccctgtcgaatctgacctggGGTCGTTTAATcctattggccaggagggtcacctcggtgtacctggcacatctcaaTTGGTCTGTTCAactttcaacctgcagcctccagggtttccttccccttctcccttcctggagaagtttcgtttcctgctggcgggatgggaggaggggaaggtaCTGCCACAGTCACCTCCTGGACTTGCTCTCTAAGGTGTTGATACCTCCTCACCTTCTCAGCCGCTGCATCAGCAAGTGATGATAATTTGCTTTTGTATCTGATGGTTATATCCACTGCCAGTACCTCACCACCCTTAACAAATATCAGGTCAGGCTTGTAGAGCTCGTTTTGGTGGTCTTGTGGAAGTGGCTTGTGAAACACTAGCCAATCCTTTTGAGCTTCCACAGTTGGTTATGTCTTTTGATCCTAGCTTTCCAAACTGCTGGGCAATAGCCATTAGTATGTGTGCACTGCCTGTGCCAtatctgttttccagcaggaGGCTAAGATCTGTTCCACATTCTTAGTAATTGGGTGGGCCAGGCGATTATGTTGAGTCAGGCTGATTTTAGTTTCAAACACACGACTGCATTCTCCACAGCTCCTGCCCTCCATCAGGGCAGATTCCACAGCCCCCTTGCACTTTGTGAAGTGGCAGGCAGTACTATTATGTTTCACATTTGTTTGCTGAAACAGGATCTTTTTGCTTTCATGAGGTGTCTTTAGATTATCAATTAGttctaacatttttttctgtctggttCCCGCAACAGGGACATGATGGACTTTTATCTGGGACCTTCACAACCAGAGTGCTATTGGTTGGACTATCTCCTCTGGTAGCCAGGATAGGCACTGATGGCATTGGTGGAAGTTGGGCCACAGTCATGGAGGGTAGGGATTCCTCACCCTCCTCACGTTCCACATCAGTTGTGCGTGGGCTGATGTTAGCACCCCAAAGAATCAGAGAGGTGGTCACCTCATACACCTCTGGCAACCTGGCCAGATAGTCACTCACCTCATACACCTCTGCTAACCTGGCAAGATAGTCACTCCTGATGGAAGGATGACAGTGTTCCAAGCCACAAAATTCCAAGTTCGTAAACTCCAGCCCCAAAAGATCCATTTCCTCTTCCACCAGTCTTTTGTGGTCCCTGATGTTCCTAAGGAGCACATCATTCCATGAGTCCAATAGACTTGTTTGTGTGGCCACCAAGCAACCCATATCAGCCAGACCATAACATCATATATAAAGCGAGGGCAAACACAAGGCCCACCCTCAAACAACTACAACCACAGACACAGGCTCCGGACAATGATCTGTAGGGTCTATTGCCAAAATTTGGTTTCACCTAAAGAAAAACTATAGAGTGGACAGTGAAGCCAGCCGATAGGGAGGAAGCAACTGTAACTCCAAACACGCCGGCGCAGAGGCTCTCTTGGTTACCCCAAAGGGCATCCAGCAGGACCATGAGGAAACGTAGCCTCTACAGCAGAGCCTAGCTAGTAACTATGGTCCCGTCTTAAGAGAGTCATAGTTACTCCTGCAACAAGTGTAGAGATTACTCTATAGTCTTCCCTCAGTGGTACTGTGAATGAGTTGTCTCCTCTGTGTTTATCTTTGTATTTCACAAACCCTGCAtaaagtttccatttttttagaCACACTTATTTCTAATGCTGTCAAATTCTGTTGCGCTTGACTAACAGCTTCAAAAGTTGAAGTGGGATATTAACCAATACATGGAGTACAAttgtatgcatttgttttcttgggAAACAGGGTTTTTGTTTCCACATACACCAATGCAAATATATGGAAAACATATTCCTGAGTGCATCTGATATGCTCCACTGCTGTTGTTCCCACCTGTGGTTCCCAGGATGGAATCACTGGTGATATattgcctttcctttttatttcctgctgccttttcctATGTGCTGATAGTTACATGCGTAATCATGTTGTGACCTGAATTGGAGAAAAAGGATCtagctttaggaaaaaaaaaaaaggagataaagaGCCCTGCTGCAGAATAATATGTTCTTACTGAAGGCTTTGTCCCACAAAGCCAGTTTGGTCAATATCTTTAAGGACTATGGAGTTCTTCTTACCTGCTTTTATGAGATAGTTTGGTGTATATTTCTTCTGGTGTCAGTACCAGCTTCATTATCTCCCAGTCCTCATTATGCAGGAGTGTTCACACTCACCACTGCGACCCTGCATTGTTCCAGCACAAATGTTTGTGTGGTCTCTCAGTGAACAAATTCTTACTTTTTGGGCTAGGCTCTTCTTAGCTAGCTCTACTCCCTCATGCAATTACAAAGGAGTCACACCTGCACAAAGAGGGTGTCAGGAATACATGCTGGGGGCAGGAACTGGTTAAGCCAACCGAAGTACCACATGCTAAATGTGTAATTTAGCTTCTTGTGTAAATGTGTTACGTtagcttctttttctgttgatgAGTAAATTCTTCAGGATGGAGCATCTACATCAGTTAAATATATGACACCTTTTCTGCCTTAGCTTTCTGAATCTAGAACCTCTGGAAAtctctcccctttctttcttctgtcttttctgaatTGTTTTCCAGAGAAGGCTCTCACATCAGACTGTCCTGGTAGAAAGCCAGTTATTCCTCTCACTGGATCCATCCAGTGTTAATGGCTCTTGATGGCTCTTTCATTGCTTTGGAGCAATCTCCACGAGATGCTCAGTGCCTCACTGAACATAACATGGAAAATGATGTTTGAAATGTAGCGCTGTTCCCCAAATCAAGGCATTCAAAACCTGACATGAGCTTGTGTCCTTCAATCTGTCACTGA belongs to Haliaeetus albicilla chromosome 3, bHalAlb1.1, whole genome shotgun sequence and includes:
- the NAPG gene encoding gamma-soluble NSF attachment protein; its protein translation is MAAQKINEALEHIAKAEKYLKTGFLKWKPDYDSAATEYGKAAVAFKNAKQFDQAREACLREAEAHENNKALFHAAKAYEQAGMMLKEMQRLPEAVQLIEKASMMYLENGTPDTAAIALERAGKLIENVSPEKAVQLYQQAASVFENEERLRQALEMLGKASRLLVRGRRLDEAALSLQKEKSIYKEIENYPTCYKKTIAQVLVHLHRNDYVAAERCVRESYSIPGFNGSEDCAALEQLLEGYDQQDQDQVSEVCNLPLFKYMDNDYAKLGLTLVVPGGGIKKKSPNAAQDKARGPAAVGSHADEEEDEYSGGLC